A window from Melitaea cinxia chromosome 5, ilMelCinx1.1, whole genome shotgun sequence encodes these proteins:
- the LOC123653635 gene encoding beta-1,3-glucosyltransferase has protein sequence MRVLEKRPWEFGLTPKRNLCNIVARLINQIENNERKLEADFSIDPAFELAQLVYGNKDNPGPLLTPDLSFCVVSGENCATYPRQFDICGSPIAEDSIYFAVKTWTGFHETRAKVVKKTWGKHVTHLQFFSDKSDPKLPAVDTGVPNTKTGHCLKTVTILKEALKRVENLPNIKWIFLADDDTILGVQRLCEVLSCYRGGDDVTVLGERYGYGYGKKERLGKGYDFITGGGGTALSVGAVRVLADCACASPSAPDDMALGACAVRRGLALAHSPLFHQARPQDYPREVLARDRPVTFHRHSSPEPLRVYATWFQHDDLALKRRRNKDEL, from the exons ATGAGAGTATTAGAAAAAAGACCTTGGGAATTTGG TTTGACTCCGAAACGTAATTTATGCAATATTGTTGCCAGGCTTATAAAtcaaatagaaaataatgaGAGGAAGTTAGAGGCGGATTTTTCCATTGACCCCGCGTTTGAATTGGCACAACTTGTTTATGGAAATAAAGATAACCCTGGACCGTTGCTGACTCCGGATCTAAGCTTTTGTGTTGTTTCCGGAGAAAATTGTGCGACTTATCCCAGACAGTTTGATATATGC GGCAGTCCCATCGCCGAGGACTCCATATACTTCGCCGTTAAGACTTGGACCGGTTTCCACGAAACCAGAGCGAAGGTGGTCAAAAAGACATGGGGAAAACACGTCACGCATTTGCAATTCTTCAGCGATAAGTCTG ATCCGAAACTTCCAGCGGTTGACACTGGTGTACCAAACACGAAAACGGGTCATTGCTTGAAAACGGTTACTATTTTAAAGGAAGCGTTGAAGAGGGTGGAAAATCTACCAAATATCAAATGGATATTCCTTGCAGACGATGATACTATTTTAGG tgtccAACGGCTTTGCGAAGTACTAAGCTGCTACCGAGGCGGTGACGATGTTACGGTACTGGGTGAAAGATATGGCTACGGATACGGCAAGAAAGAAAGGCTCGGCAAAG GCTACGACTTCATAACTGGTGGCGGTGGGACGGCACTAAGTGTGGGCGCCGTGCGCGTGCTAGCGGACTGCGCGTGCGCGTCGCCGTCCGCGCCCGACGACATGGCGCTCGGGGCCTGCGCGGTGCGGCGCGGGCTGGCGCTCGCGCACTCGCCGCTGTTCCACCAG GCTCGACCACAAGACTACCCTCGGGAAGTCCTAGCAAGGGATCGCCCCGTCACCTTCCACAGGCATTCATCCCCAGAACCCCTGAGGGTATACGCCACGTGGTTCCAGCACGACGATCTAGCTCTTAAGAGAAGGAGAAATAAGGATGAACTGTAG